The following proteins come from a genomic window of Carassius auratus strain Wakin unplaced genomic scaffold, ASM336829v1 scaf_tig00217026, whole genome shotgun sequence:
- the LOC113099740 gene encoding uncharacterized protein LOC113099740 yields the protein MGRTCCVVGCSVRSHDRQGTKLDNALSFFSFPVWRKNQGSYVSDVTKRRRLSWISAVRRKDINFSSIPRSLKVCSRHFYSGKPSYEMDESNPDWAPTLHLGHSEVRATESDRYSRRLQREQMTVPIAGDDGESQMQRETTAEPVGSAHEKEGGDQAEAEVAADAAGGDQAEVGAVEDECGEWADVEAAEDEGEEGGNQAEVDMPVKRQRRECQFCERNSAEVNHLLQENRELRCELNKRKMD from the exons ATGGGGCGAACATGCTGTGTAGTCGGTTGCAGTGTCCGTTCACACGACCGACAAGGTACAAAATTAGACAACGCATTGTCTTTCTTTAGCTTTCCTGTCTGGAGGAAGAATCAAGGAAGCTATGTGTCGGATGTTACAAAAAGACGCCGGCTGTCGTGGATTTCAGCCGTAAGACGAAAAGACATCAACTTTTCAAGCATCCCAAGATCGTTAAAAGTGTGTTCCAGACATTTTTATTCAG GGAAACCATCTTATGAAATGGATGAGTCAAATCCTGACTGGGCTCCAACACTGCACCTGGGACACTCTGAAGTGCGTGCTACCGAGTCAGACCGGTATTCTCGTCGATTACAACGAGAACAAATGACCGTGCCAATAGCAGGAGACGACGGTGAATCCCAAATGCAGAGAGAAACCACTGCAGAACCGGTGGGATCAGCACATGAAAAGGAAGGTGGTGACCAGGCAGAGGCAGAAGTGGCAGCAGATGCTGCAGGTGGTGACCAGGCAGAGGTGGGAGCTGTAGAAGATGAGTGTGGAGAATGGGCAGATGTGGAAGCCGCAGAGGATGAGGGTGAGGAAGGTGGAAACCAGGCAGAAGTTGACATGCCAGTTAAGAGACAAAGAAGAGAATGTCAGTTCTGTGAGCGCAACAGTGCAGAAGTTAACCATCTGTTGCAGGAGAACAGGGAGCTTAGGTGTGAGCTGAACAAGAGAAAGATGGAT
- the LOC113099741 gene encoding uncharacterized protein LOC113099741, giving the protein MRDFLKGDTNKVRYYTGIPCFAILLSLFTTVKAFLPVTKKLSSFQMLLLTLIRLRLDLPVQHLAHLFHVSRNTLSTAFTDTIDVLNARLNPLVCWPERHCLQATMPHQFLEAFGKRVAIIVDCFEIRTERPSNLKARAQAFSHYKGTHTMKYLIGITPQGAISFISKGWGGRASDKHITENCGLLNKLLPGDLVLADRGFDIKDSVGMMCAEVKVPAFTKGRCQLDAKDVENTRAIAHLRIHVERVIGSLRNKYTMLHKRIPISLLLPCEGEEMTLLDKIVNVCCILLNMCPSVVAKPDENERCAC; this is encoded by the coding sequence ATGAGGGACTTCTTAAAGGGTGACACAAATAAGGTCAGGTACTACACAGGAATTCCATGCTTTGCAATTTTATTGTCTTTGTTCACCACTGTTAAGGCTTTCCTGCCAGTTACCAAAAAGTTGTCATCCTTTCAAATGCTTTTGTTGACACTCATACGTCTGAGGCTTGATCTTCCTGTACAGCACCTTGCCCATCTCTTCCATGTGTCACGTAATACTCTTTCTACTGCCTTTACTGACACCATAGATGTTTTAAATGCACGGCTTAATCCATTGGTGTGCTGGCCAGAGAGGCATTGCTTACAAGCTACAATGCCGCATCAATTTTTggaagcttttgggaaacgtgTTGCTATTATAGTCGACTGCTTTGAAATACGCACAGAAAGGCCATCAAATCTAAAGGCACGGGCACAGGCCTTTTCTCATTACAAAGGTACACACACCATGAAATACCTCATTGGTATTACACCACAAGGTGCCATATCATTTATTTCCAAGGGATGGGGTGGGCGTGCCTCTGACAAGCACATAACTGAGAACTGTGGCCTTCTCAACAAACTGTTACCTGGTGACTTAGTGCTAGCTGATCGGGGCTTTGATATCAAGGATAGTGTGGGGATGATGTGTGCAGAGGTCAAAGTTCCTGCGTTCACTAAAGGAAGATGTCAACTTGACGCTAAGGATGTGGAAAATACACGTGCAATAGCACACCTGAGGATTCACGTTGAAAGGGTGATTGGCAGTTTGCGCAACAAGTACACAATGTTACATAAGAGAATACCAATTAGTTTGTTACTGCCATGTGAGGGGGAGGAGATGACACTTCTTGACAAGATAGTGAATGTTTGCTGTATACTTCTTAACATGTGTCCCAGTGTGGTTGCGAAACCAGATGAAAATGAAAGATGTGCATGTTAA